Proteins encoded together in one Pseudomonadota bacterium window:
- a CDS encoding PRC-barrel domain-containing protein: MIGGHANNGGPGPQLMAADTLAGDPVVNRQGETLGEIQDIMIDVPSGSVGYAVLSFGGVLGNTGDKLFAIPWNALILDADNQQFILDVPKGRLETAPGFDKGHCPMIADQQVMHRPENTTRINRAMVLRDQAKLLTITKQPSRRHMGHV; this comes from the coding sequence ATCATAGGCGGGCACGCCAATAACGGTGGGCCTGGACCTCAACTGATGGCCGCCGACACGCTAGCGGGCGATCCCGTCGTCAACCGCCAGGGCGAGACCCTCGGCGAGATCCAGGACATCATGATTGACGTGCCGAGCGGCAGCGTGGGCTACGCTGTCCTGTCTTTCGGGGGCGTTCTCGGTAATACGGGAGACAAGCTTTTCGCGATTCCGTGGAACGCCCTGATACTGGATGCGGACAACCAGCAGTTCATCCTTGACGTTCCGAAAGGGCGTCTCGAAACTGCGCCCGGCTTTGATAAGGGTCATTGCCCCATGATAGCGGATCAGCAAGTTATGCATCGCCCTGAAAATACTACCAGGATCAATAGAGCAATGGTTTTGCGTGATCAAGCTAAGCTTCTGACTATTACTAAACAACCTTCGCGCAGGCACATGGGCCATGTTTGA
- a CDS encoding sigma 54-interacting transcriptional regulator — MTPAGELSCRRQTSIGNTSKIAGRDPLTGRATSGGGRCLMGPGSHASTHQRDGLYFLYPKFIEIDVRVIAATNRIPEKAVTQGKLREDLSAPSAAAARAARA, encoded by the coding sequence ATGACTCCGGCAGGGGAACTGTCGTGCCGACGTCAAACCAGCATTGGAAACACCTCGAAGATCGCAGGTCGCGATCCGCTCACCGGCAGGGCAACCTCCGGCGGCGGGCGCTGCCTGATGGGCCCCGGTTCTCACGCTTCGACTCACCAGAGAGATGGTTTATACTTCCTGTACCCCAAGTTCATCGAGATCGATGTACGCGTGATCGCCGCGACCAACCGCATTCCCGAGAAAGCCGTCACCCAAGGCAAGCTGCGGGAAGATCTTTCCGCTCCATCTGCCGCCGCTGCGCGAGCGGCGCGAGCGTGA
- a CDS encoding putative zinc-binding metallopeptidase codes for MPLTYAINSINRSMGQPDLYPFVLSPKAVEKLGFVHQVVSGAAKTASATLPRRDALTP; via the coding sequence TTGCCGCTGACCTATGCGATCAACAGCATCAACCGCAGTATGGGCCAGCCGGATCTGTATCCGTTCGTCCTCTCGCCGAAGGCGGTCGAAAAACTTGGATTTGTCCACCAGGTCGTCAGCGGTGCGGCAAAGACCGCGTCCGCAACCCTTCCGCGACGCGATGCCCTCACTCCCTAA